A stretch of the Papaver somniferum cultivar HN1 chromosome 6, ASM357369v1, whole genome shotgun sequence genome encodes the following:
- the LOC113287846 gene encoding uncharacterized protein LOC113287846, with protein MQKRVRLVSCILWRIWKLRCAIVYDNFQFIPTVHINSIKMFVSEWESSRNVTHDSNQVMQEQKWSPRKENDLKVNFDVSFINENSPIGIGLILHNFAGCFMGARGETSTIINFEQGKAVAAMEAINWAKAKEVLNLRL; from the coding sequence ATGCAGAAACGGGTGAGATTGGTCAGCTGTATACTATGGCGTATTTGGAAATTAAGATGCGCAATAGTTTATGATAATTTTCAATTTATACCTACTGTGCATATTAATTCCATTAAAATGTTCGTATCTGAGTGGGAAAGTTCCAGGAATGTCACTCATGATTCTAATCAAGTGATGCAGGAACAAAAATGGAGTCCTCGAAAGGAGAATGATTTGAAAGTGAATTTTGATGTATCCTTTATAAATGAAAATTCTCCAATTGGCATAGGACTGATTCTTCATAATTTTGCAGGGTGTTTCATGGGAGCAAGAGGAGAAACATCAACAATAATAAATTTTGAACAAGGGAAAGCAGTAGCAGCAATGGAAGCTATAAATTGGGCAAAAGCAAAGGAGGTTCTTAACCTTCGTCTATAA
- the LOC113287845 gene encoding uncharacterized protein LOC113287845 has protein sequence MINGSEQSIGHCDLPEENKMEYQHNYVDGNTAKSFENAKSESRRMTAQNHYGNPANQNQVQFLCDIIDKFSKASGQAINFDSYGGRLYGWKSNFFNQLGDFGGIKQVMEKVYT, from the exons ATGATCAATGGGTCTGAACAATCAATTGGTCACTGTGATCTTCCAGAAGAAAATAAGATGGAGTACCAGCACAATTATGTTGATGggaatactgcaaaatcatttgAAAACGCAAAATCTGAATCCAGAAGGATGACTGCACAAAATCACTATGGAAATCCTGCCAATCAAAACCAG gTACAATTTCTTTGTGATATTATTGATAAATTCAGTAAAGCATCTGGCCAGGCCATAAATTTTG ATAGTTATGGTGGCAGGTTGTATGGATGGAAATCCAATTTTTTTAACCAACTAG GTGATTTTGGTGGAATAAAACAGGTCATGGAAAAGGTATATACCTGA